A window of Chlorobium phaeobacteroides DSM 266 genomic DNA:
ACGGGGTATACACTCGGAACATCTCGTCATCTGGGACCAGGAGCTACGTGAAATGATTGAAAAGAAACCCGATCCAAAGGATCAGGAACTCAAAGCCTTACGGAAGAAGAACAAGGAGCTTGAAAAGGAGCTTCTGCGTAAGGAGAAGGCACTTGCCGAAGCAGCGGCCTTGCTGGTGCTGAAAAAAAAACTCGATGCGCTTACGAAGGAGCACGAGGACGCCTGATCCTTGAGGAGTACAAGGCAGAAGTCATCGAGCTGATTGAAGAAGCTCATGACAACGGAGCGCGGTACAGCAAGGCCTGTCAGGTGGTCGGAATCTCTCTTCGGACACTCCAGCGCTGGAAATGCTGCGGGGTCAAGGACAACAGGAAAGGCGCTGTCAAGCGCGTTGTCCGGAAACTGGAAGCGGAAACCCGTCAGGCCATTATTGGGCACTGCAACACGGAGCGCTATCAGGATCTGAACCCGCATGAAATCGTGCCGCTCCTGCTCAATGAAGGCGTGTATCTGGCCTCGGTGAGCACGTTTTACCGGGTGCTGAAAGCAGAGCATCTGGTGCATCACCGGAGCAACACGAGACCGAAGCAAGGATACGGCAAACCGCCGGAACGACTGGCAACAGGCTCGGATCAGGTGTACTGCTGGGACATCACCTGGCTGCCGAGAACGGTTAAAGGGCTCTTCTTCTATGCCTATGTTGTCATCGACATTTTCGATAAAACCATTGTCGGATGGTCGGTACACGAGGAAGAACACGAACAGTATAGCCGTGATCTGTTCGAAAGGACGTTGCAAGGCAGGAAGATAGCGCTACGAGCCCTGCATGCCGACAATGGTCATCCGATGAAGGGAATCACGTTGATGGCTCTGTTGACATCGTTGAACGTCGAAATATCGCATAACCGGCCACGGGTCAGCAACGACAATCCGTTCATCGAATCGTTCTTTAAAACCCTGAAATATCGGGTCAACTATCCTCTTCGATTCAGAGACCTGATGCATGCTCGGGAATGGATGGCAAGTTTTGTGAACTGGTACAATACGGAGCACCTGCATTCAGCCATTGGCCATGTGACACCGCACCAGTTACGAACAGGGGAAGCAAGATGTATTTTCGAGAGGAGAAACCTTGTTATGCAGCAAGCGCGGACAGCATATCCGGAACGATGGGGATCACGACCGGCAAAATATTGGGCTTCACCGAAAGAGGTGGTGCTGAATCCCGATAAAGAGCGCTGATTTTTTCAATAACCGGTGACATCTATGTTGACATTAAGCGTTGTTACCCCGGAAAAGAAAAAACAAATCGGCTTGACTGATATGAACGAGTGGCAAAAGCGGATTACCATCAACCCTGATCAGTGCGGCGGGCGTCCATGCATACGTGGACTGCGAATCAGGGTAATCGACATCCTTGACCTCCTTGCCGCAGGCCTGAATCAGGATGAAATACTCGATGAATTACCCGATCTTGAAAAAGAAGATATTCTGGCGGCATTGAAATATGCCAGCAAAAAACTCGACCATCCGGTGATTGCGGCATGATCATCTGGATTGATGCGCACCTGTCCCCAATCCCCCCCTCACATCCTCTGGGTTACATGAGAAAACACAGCGAACGCATGATCGGCCTCATCCACCGCTACGTTTGCGGCAAAACGGCCTCCTGAATTCCGAATACAGAAAAAAGACTATAATATTATATAATAACACCTTATAGAATCACTTCAAGATCCGGAAGAGCCTCTTGGAGTTGCATTTAGTTTACGTAGTTGTGAGCGTCCCCTTGGCACCCATGTGGCTCTTTTGTCTTTTGCTTTTCATTCGTTCCTGTTTTCAAGGCAACTGACCCCATTCTGGATACGAATATTCCCCGATCTTTATCGTCGGCAACGATCTCTCTTTTTTCGATCCCCCGGATAATCACATGATGCAACGTGCCCGGCGAATCGAGTCTTGGACCTCTCGGCATGCCTCTAATGATTGGTTAGTATCGGAGAAAGTTAACGCTGCATTCTGGTCATTGCAAGTTCATGATTTCAGGAACGTCCCTAAGACCCCCATGAAATAGATGGCCTACGCGTTTATGGCGTCTGTTGAAATATTGCGCATATCCCGACAACAGCCTGCGCATGTAGAGAGACAATCCGATGGATCCGCTTTTGAGCAGGATATGTGCATGGTTCGTCATCAGAGCAAATGCGTAGATGCTTGTCCCCGATGTTTTCGCCAGCAAACCCATACGGCGAAGAAATTCCACTCTGTCGCTATCGTCGCGAACGATACTACCCTGTTCAATTCCCCGCACCATTACATGATGCAGCGTTCCCGGTGTGTCAAGTCTCGCTCCTCGTGGCATATGGCTCTCTTGTCTTTTGCTTTTCAAAAGCTGCCTGCACACATCTTTTGTTTTCTCACTGAACTGCAAAACACATTCTTCTACGCTATTGCACTGCGTCCCCTCTAAGAACACCCTACAAGACTGAAGTCATTATGCTGATAGAAGAAGCACATGAAAACGGAGCGCGCTACAGCAAGGCCTGTGAGGTTGTGGGGATCTCTCTTCGGACCCTGCAGCGCTGGAAAAGCGGTTGCCTGAACGACCGGCGAAAAGGCTCCAAGAAAACCGTTCCGAGAAAAGTGCCCCAGGAAATCAGGGAAGAGATCGTCGCAGTCTGCAATGAACAGCGATTCCGGGATCAGACGCCGTATGAAATCGTCCCGCAACTCCTGACAGAAGGCCGGTATCTGGCCTCTGAAAGCACGATCTACCGTATCCTGAGGGAAAGGGACCTGCTGCACCATAGGAGCGAACTGCGCGTACGCCATCGCCACTCCAAGCCGCCGGAACGACGGGCGACAGGGTCGGATCAAGTGTACACGTGGGACATCACCTACACGCCATCTAAGGGACATCCCATAGTGAGAAAAGCAAAATCTTTTTTTTGTCAAGTGTACAATATTACCCTACTGCGTCGATAACGCTAAAAAAATGCCGTATTAGTCAAGCTATGTCAGCGAGTTTCCCACCGATAATGAATCCTGTACCTCATCGTTATTGAGTATCCGACATGCTGTGCTTTTTCCCCATTTCCAGCTGTCAATCATCCCTTATCCAGATTACAGGATTCAGTGAGATGCCCGGAATTGTCCCCCACGAGGTCATAGTGCCTCTACGTAAGTGTACTCGGGCTACTCTCGCTGAATCAATGGCTCCGCAGCCGGAATTTTATGTGAGTCTCAAATGTTCACCATTAAAATACTCGTGTTGTTTCATCAGTGTCCAAGCGATGACAAGGAGTTTTGAGGCTACCTTGGTTCGCATTTTCTTCAGAATTCCTTTTTCCTGTTCTCGTCCTTGCAGTTTCTGGTTCAGGTACCTGATGAACAGGGTATTTCTTGTGGTGGCAACAATAGCCGCCTGTACCAAGGCAAAGCGCAGTTCAGCATTGCCTTTCTTGGATATCTGAGGAATCGCTTTACCTGATGGCTTGCCACTTCGTGAGGCACAGAGATCAAAACCGGCCAGTTTAATCACCTGTGCCTCATTGGAGAATCGATCCGGATCATTGATAGTGGCAAGAAGTTTTGCGCTGATGAACGGCCCGAATCCCGGAATACTGATCAGATACTTGTACTCTGGCAAAGAAGAGGCGATCATGAAAATCTGCCGGTCAAGATTGTCGATTTCCGCTCTGAAGTGTTCAAGCTGACTTACCGACTGCGCAGCCATGTATTGTACGGTCTCATCGACCGGCCTGCCGACGGTGTGGTGAGCGGAGTTCCAGATATCCTCCAGAAACGATTCCTGTCGTTTTCCTTTTTGCCGGATGACGATCCGCCGCTTAAACTCCTCGAAGGGCATTGCCGCAATCGCTGCCGGTGAGAGGCAGGTCTTGATAATGGTCAGGCAATCCTGCTGGAAGGAAGTGAACCGGCAATCCAGCTCCGGGAAGTACAACGCAAGCAGGTTGTTCCTGATACGGGTTCTGATTCCGGATTCCAGTTTACGGTACCGACGCCTCAGGCTAAGCAACTCCCGAAGATCATGAATCGCCTGTGGCGGATTGTCGTAAAACTGGCACTTTCCCGCCCCCACCAGATCGGCCACATTGGCGGCATCCTTGCGATCATGCTTATCCCAGCGATTATCGAGCAACTCCCGGTTTCGTACAACGGCCGTACCGGAAACCTGCACCACCATCGCATCCTCTTGAATAAGGTATTCAGCTAATGGCTTATGATAATTGGCTGTAGGTTCCATGCCGAACACCACATACGTTAGCTGATGCTGCAATCTGAGCTGCTCGGCTCGTGCTATAAGCAGTTCAAAACCGCTTTTGTCATTGGTAAAGATCAGTTGCTTGCACAAGACTTTACCGGCGGCAGTACCAAAAAATGCATGATGTTTCTCTTTGGCAATATCGATACCCACTATCAGATACTGCCCGGAATTACGGATACTCGATCGCATCTGCCGATAAGCGTTGAGTCTTTCTGTTTCGTTGTACATAACATCCTCCTGTTCGATAGGGTTACACAAGAGCTGTTCTCCCTTTATTACAACATCAGGATGTTTCTCTTCCTCTTTCCTCCTAGCTCTTAAGGATTATATAACGTAAGTGAAAGAGGTAACAAAGCTCCCTCAAACCATCTTTCCAAAACACAATCTTCTACTCTATTGCACTGCGTCCCTTATTCCCGTGTTTATTATTTCGTTTCTGTTTTATTGTGCATTGGATTGGAGGCTCTTTTACAAAACTTGGCTTTTGGGTTGGTTTGAACGGTTTCGCAAATGTGCAGCCAAATACGTTGGCCATTCAACTAATAACTATCTCAAGTCTGTTTGTTATTGATTAATTTTAATTTATTTAATAGTTCCTTTGTCTGCTCAATATCAAAATATTTATTCTTTACAAGTTTAACTTGATATATTTTTGGCAAATAGTTTCCCCATTTAGAGAAATCTAAAAGTGTCGGGTTAGTCTCTAAAAGTGTTGAAATATGAGTATCAATGTCTGTTAAAGGAAAGGATACATAATTCCATTTAGATATCATATCCTCTTTTGGAACTTCAATATTAAACGAGCTGTTACTGTCGTCAAGCGTGTTTTTAATTCCAGCAATATTCAAAAGCAATTGTAACGTCCTATTTATTCTTGTTCCTGTAAATGTGAATAGTTGCAAATGTTTTTCTGCTGTCAATAATGGTCTTTCAGATTGCAGATCCTTGATATTGAAAACAGAAAAATCTTTACGCATCATTTCTATTTCTTCAAAACTCGGTTCGTCAAGAAAATCGTATTCTGTTTTAGAATACAAAATCTCAAACATTTTCTCTCTTATTTTTTGATGAAGAATAGCACCACCACCAAAAAATATTGGCTTTTTTCCGTCTTTCGCAGGAATAACTTCTATTTTTTTTGCTTTATGGTCAACGAACGTTATCTTCCAGATTTTGGCAGATAGTAATATGTTTTCATCTTCTATAATTTGAGGTGAAAATGGAATTTCTCCGATTGTATTACCTGCATTTACAACTTTAAAATTTTCTTCGGTTTTGAAAACGCTATAAAACTCTCTACTATTAACAACTTTCTCTCCTTGAACACCAACTATAACCTCGCGCTGTAGTTTTTCAAGGAAATCAATTTCAATTAAATTTTGAAGTATTTCTTCAACTTCTGATTGCTCAATTGAATTGAAAGCTGAATTTTCTTTTAGTTGTTTTATAAGTTCTGTTAATAGAATTCCTGAATGACTTTTTGTTATCGACAATGCTTGATGAACTAATATATCATAAGGCTTTTCATTTTTTTCGGGTGGCTCGATAAAACTTTCATTGTATAAAAGCCAACAAGCAATAGATTGTAGTAAACTCCATTGAGTAGTTGCATAAAGAAATAAATTACTGCTTTCCCCATCTTTTCTACCACTTCTTCCAACCCTTTGGATTAATGAAGCAATACTATGTGTTGCATCTATTTGAACAACTTCGTCAACCGAACCAATGTCAATACCAAGTTCCAATGTTGATGTACAAGAAATACAAAAGTTATGTCGCTTGTTGTTCTTTGCAAAGTATTCAACATACTCCCTTACTTCTCTGTCCACTGACGAGTGATGTGAAAAGTAATGTGGATGTCCTTTTACTCTTTCTGATATTTTTTTAAGTTTTACCGCTACTTCTTCTGCTCGTCCACGGCTGTTTGGGAATATTAAAACTTTATTATCTTTGGTTTCTATATACAAGTCTTTCAAAAGTTCCAAAGGCAATTCTTCTTTTTCTTTTTTGAAAAATCGGAAAACAGAATTGATTTCTTTGGCTGTTCTATCAAGCAACACTTTGGTGTTTTTTTCATTACCGATAAATTTTTTTGCTTCATTGTAATCTCCAATTGTTGCTGAAAGTCCTACAATGCTGAATGATTGGGAATTTACCCTTTGAAGTCTGCTTAAAATAGATTTTAATTGAGTTCCTCTGTCTGTTCCAATGAAAGAATGTACTTCATCTATTACAACATACTTTAAATTTGAAAACAGCTTTTTAACATTAAAAGGTTTGTTTACGAACATTGCTTCCAATGATTCGGGTGTAATCAAAACAATTCCTGTTGGTTGTTTGATTAGCCTATCTTTCAAAGTTTTATTTGCTTCTCCGTGCCATTTGGTTACTGTTACATCAAGATTTTTGCAAAGTTCTTCAATACGATAAAATTGGTCATTAATTAAAGCTATTAACGGTGAAATGTAAAGAACTTGAACACCTGAATCATTGAAATCAACTTTTGAAAGAATTGGCAAAAATGCAGCTTCTGTTTTTCCCGATGCCGTCCGTGATGCCAAAATAAAATTGTCGTCTGATGCTAAAATTTTGGCAATAGCTGCTGTTTGAATTGGTCGCAACTGCTCCCAACCCTTATCACGAATGAATTTTCGTATTGGTTCTGAAAGTAAATCAAATGACATTATAATTCTTCAATGCTGTCTAAAGAAACTTCATTAGGTCTTTCATCCGAAATTTCAAGTTCACCA
This region includes:
- a CDS encoding helix-turn-helix domain-containing protein, producing the protein MLIEEAHENGARYSKACEVVGISLRTLQRWKSGCLNDRRKGSKKTVPRKVPQEIREEIVAVCNEQRFRDQTPYEIVPQLLTEGRYLASESTIYRILRERDLLHHRSELRVRHRHSKPPERRATGSDQVYTWDITYTPSKGHPIVRKAKSFFCQVYNITLLRR
- a CDS encoding IS3 family transposase, which produces MLEEYKAEVIELIEEAHDNGARYSKACQVVGISLRTLQRWKCCGVKDNRKGAVKRVVRKLEAETRQAIIGHCNTERYQDLNPHEIVPLLLNEGVYLASVSTFYRVLKAEHLVHHRSNTRPKQGYGKPPERLATGSDQVYCWDITWLPRTVKGLFFYAYVVIDIFDKTIVGWSVHEEEHEQYSRDLFERTLQGRKIALRALHADNGHPMKGITLMALLTSLNVEISHNRPRVSNDNPFIESFFKTLKYRVNYPLRFRDLMHAREWMASFVNWYNTEHLHSAIGHVTPHQLRTGEARCIFERRNLVMQQARTAYPERWGSRPAKYWASPKEVVLNPDKER
- a CDS encoding DUF433 domain-containing protein, translated to MNEWQKRITINPDQCGGRPCIRGLRIRVIDILDLLAAGLNQDEILDELPDLEKEDILAALKYASKKLDHPVIAA
- a CDS encoding DEAD/DEAH box helicase; its protein translation is MSFDLLSEPIRKFIRDKGWEQLRPIQTAAIAKILASDDNFILASRTASGKTEAAFLPILSKVDFNDSGVQVLYISPLIALINDQFYRIEELCKNLDVTVTKWHGEANKTLKDRLIKQPTGIVLITPESLEAMFVNKPFNVKKLFSNLKYVVIDEVHSFIGTDRGTQLKSILSRLQRVNSQSFSIVGLSATIGDYNEAKKFIGNEKNTKVLLDRTAKEINSVFRFFKKEKEELPLELLKDLYIETKDNKVLIFPNSRGRAEEVAVKLKKISERVKGHPHYFSHHSSVDREVREYVEYFAKNNKRHNFCISCTSTLELGIDIGSVDEVVQIDATHSIASLIQRVGRSGRKDGESSNLFLYATTQWSLLQSIACWLLYNESFIEPPEKNEKPYDILVHQALSITKSHSGILLTELIKQLKENSAFNSIEQSEVEEILQNLIEIDFLEKLQREVIVGVQGEKVVNSREFYSVFKTEENFKVVNAGNTIGEIPFSPQIIEDENILLSAKIWKITFVDHKAKKIEVIPAKDGKKPIFFGGGAILHQKIREKMFEILYSKTEYDFLDEPSFEEIEMMRKDFSVFNIKDLQSERPLLTAEKHLQLFTFTGTRINRTLQLLLNIAGIKNTLDDSNSSFNIEVPKEDMISKWNYVSFPLTDIDTHISTLLETNPTLLDFSKWGNYLPKIYQVKLVKNKYFDIEQTKELLNKLKLINNKQT
- a CDS encoding IS110 family RNA-guided transposase — translated: MYNETERLNAYRQMRSSIRNSGQYLIVGIDIAKEKHHAFFGTAAGKVLCKQLIFTNDKSGFELLIARAEQLRLQHQLTYVVFGMEPTANYHKPLAEYLIQEDAMVVQVSGTAVVRNRELLDNRWDKHDRKDAANVADLVGAGKCQFYDNPPQAIHDLRELLSLRRRYRKLESGIRTRIRNNLLALYFPELDCRFTSFQQDCLTIIKTCLSPAAIAAMPFEEFKRRIVIRQKGKRQESFLEDIWNSAHHTVGRPVDETVQYMAAQSVSQLEHFRAEIDNLDRQIFMIASSLPEYKYLISIPGFGPFISAKLLATINDPDRFSNEAQVIKLAGFDLCASRSGKPSGKAIPQISKKGNAELRFALVQAAIVATTRNTLFIRYLNQKLQGREQEKGILKKMRTKVASKLLVIAWTLMKQHEYFNGEHLRLT